Proteins from one Deinococcus actinosclerus genomic window:
- a CDS encoding anthranilate synthase component II, with protein sequence MTEPAAPLRLLLIDNYDSFTFNLVQYFGALGAELTVWRNDAFTLDDVRALNPDAIVVSPGPCTPTEAGQSVAVIRELGPSVPVLGVCLGHQSIGEAFGAQVGRALLPVHGKTSPVRHDGSGLFAGLRDGVTVTRYHSLVVRDLPPELVATAWTTDPGEEVVMALRHREFPVFGVQFHPESIATEDGLEMLRNFLAEVQAFRAGQEETK encoded by the coding sequence ATGACCGAGCCCGCCGCGCCCCTCCGCCTCCTCCTGATCGACAACTACGATTCGTTCACGTTCAATCTGGTGCAGTACTTCGGGGCGCTGGGCGCGGAGCTGACGGTGTGGCGCAACGACGCCTTCACGCTGGACGACGTGCGGGCCCTGAACCCGGACGCGATCGTGGTCTCGCCCGGGCCGTGCACGCCGACCGAGGCGGGGCAGAGTGTCGCCGTGATCCGCGAACTGGGGCCGAGCGTGCCGGTGCTGGGCGTGTGCCTGGGTCACCAGAGCATCGGGGAGGCCTTCGGGGCGCAGGTGGGCCGCGCGCTGCTGCCCGTGCACGGCAAGACCAGTCCGGTGCGGCATGACGGCTCGGGCCTGTTCGCGGGCCTGCGGGACGGCGTGACGGTCACGCGGTACCACTCGCTGGTGGTGCGTGACCTGCCGCCGGAGCTGGTGGCGACCGCCTGGACGACCGACCCGGGCGAGGAGGTCGTGATGGCGCTGCGCCACCGGGAGTTCCCGGTGTTCGGCGTGCAGTTCCACCCGGAGAGCATCGCGACCGAGGACGGACTGGAGATGCTGCGGAATTTCCTGGCCGAGGTGCAGGCGTTCCGCGCAGGTCAGGAGGAGACGAAGTGA
- the trpD gene encoding anthranilate phosphoribosyltransferase → MNGERLSQAEAATFMREVMEGELSGVRLAAALAALRVRGETPEEIAGFAQAMREHAVRVNVQPREVLLDVVGTGGDGAHTFNISTTTAFVVAGAGVPVAKHGNRAASSRAGSADVLEALGVNLDATPDVVADAVNTLGIGFMFARNYHPALRHAAPVRSELAARTVFNILGPLSNPAGATHLVVGVFKPELTRTLAEVLRLLGARGATVVNGSGLDEFTVSGVNTVSGLRDGEIIDRTLHPEEAGVSVHPREAIVGGSPAENAEITRALLTGGGTPAQRDIVALNAGAALRTAGRAASIREGVEQAREVMRGGQGWDILERYAAHTRR, encoded by the coding sequence ATGAACGGAGAGCGCCTCTCACAGGCGGAGGCGGCGACATTCATGCGCGAGGTCATGGAGGGCGAACTGAGCGGCGTGCGCCTCGCGGCGGCGCTGGCGGCCCTGCGGGTGCGCGGCGAGACGCCCGAGGAGATCGCGGGCTTCGCGCAGGCCATGCGCGAGCATGCGGTGCGCGTGAACGTGCAGCCGCGCGAGGTCCTGCTGGACGTGGTGGGGACCGGTGGGGACGGCGCGCACACCTTCAACATCAGTACCACGACGGCGTTCGTGGTGGCCGGTGCGGGCGTGCCGGTTGCGAAGCACGGCAACCGCGCCGCGAGCAGCCGCGCCGGGAGCGCCGACGTGCTCGAAGCGCTGGGCGTGAACCTGGACGCCACGCCGGACGTCGTCGCGGACGCCGTGAACACCCTGGGCATCGGGTTCATGTTCGCCCGCAACTACCACCCGGCGCTGCGGCACGCCGCGCCCGTCCGCTCGGAACTGGCGGCCCGCACCGTGTTCAACATCCTGGGGCCGCTCAGCAACCCGGCGGGCGCCACGCACCTCGTCGTGGGCGTGTTCAAACCGGAACTGACCCGCACCCTGGCCGAGGTGCTGCGCCTGCTGGGCGCGCGCGGCGCGACCGTCGTGAACGGCAGCGGCCTGGACGAGTTCACTGTCAGCGGCGTGAACACCGTCTCGGGCCTACGCGACGGCGAGATCATCGACCGCACCCTCCACCCCGAGGAGGCCGGCGTCAGCGTCCACCCGCGCGAGGCGATCGTGGGTGGCAGCCCCGCCGAGAACGCCGAGATCACCCGCGCGCTCCTCACCGGCGGCGGCACCCCGGCCCAGCGCGACATCGTGGCCCTGAATGCCGGGGCAGCCCTGCGCACTGCGGGCCGCGCCGCGAGCATCCGCGAGGGCGTCGAACAGGCCCGAGAAGTCATGCGCGGCGGGCAGGGCTGGGACATCCTGGAGCGGTACGCCGCGCATACGAGGCGTTGA